A genomic segment from Octopus sinensis linkage group LG4, ASM634580v1, whole genome shotgun sequence encodes:
- the LOC115210506 gene encoding SCAN domain-containing protein 3-like: MYLNVSNSYLEYCGLNWKDCVGICTDGAPAMTGCLKGFVPIAQKQNPNIIHIHCFIHREALVAKTLGPELKSGFDMVVIIVNYIKMRPLKCRQFAKRCVGMEAGHSTLIQHTEIRLLSREKVLSRFYELRGVIDLLFARKPERLCRMFE; encoded by the coding sequence ATGTATTTGAATGTTTCGAATTCATATTTAGAGTATTGTGGATTGAACTGGAAAGACTGTGTTGGTATTTGTACAGATGGTGCCCCTGCAATGACAGGATGTCTTAAAGGCTTTGTCCCAATCGCACAAAAACAAAATCCAAATATTATCCATattcattgtttcattcatagagAAGCACTAGTTGCTAAAACTCTTGGACCTGAACTAAAATCTGGATTTGATATGGTAGTGAtaatagttaattacatcaagaTGAGGCCACTTAAATGTCGACAGTTTGCGAAACGTTGTGTGGGTATGGAAGCAGGCCATTCCACCTTAATCCAGCACACAGAAATACGATTGTTGTCAAGGGAAAAAGTATTGTCTCGTTTTTACGAATTAAGAGGAGTTATTGACCTTTTGTTTGCAAGAAAACCTGAAAGACTTTGTAGAATGTTTGAGTGA
- the LOC115210507 gene encoding protein FAM200B-like, producing the protein MDRFLKKRKLDTDEDRQGLRQSVETAATASDAASSKLPRHDGINLQLKVRQYCENYIALGFTWTGNPDCSSPLCTVCGEKLANSAMAPAKLKQHLTTKHPELSGKNEQYFKKELAFNKRQVSMFAKKFKLSDKGQEASYAVAEIVARKMKSHTIAETVILPACQEIVRIMFGEEVVCTSS; encoded by the coding sequence ATGGATAGATTTCTGAAAAAACGTAAGTTAGATACAGATGAAGATAGACAGGGTCTGAGGCAGTCTGTTGAAACTGCAGCCACTGCCAGTGATGCTGCCTCTTCGAAATTACCAAGACATGATGGAATTAACCTGCAACTAAAAGTTCGTCAATATTGTGAAAACTACATAGCTCTGGGATTTACTTGGACTGGAAACCCAGACTGCTCTTCACCTTTGTGTACTGTTTGTGGGGAGAAGCTGGCTAATAGTGCTATGGCACCAGCCAAACTGAAACAACACTTAACAACTAAACATCCAGAGTTGTCAGGcaaaaatgaacaatattttaaaaaagaattggcATTTAATAAAAGGCAAGTTTCTATGTTTGCCAAAAAGTTCAAGTTGAGTGACAAAGGACAAGAAGCAAGTTATGCTGTGGCGGAGATAGTTGCAAGAAAAATGAAATCTCATACCATCGCTGAAACTGTAATTTTACCTGCATGCCAGGAAATAGTGAGGATAATGTTTGGAGAGGAAGTTGTTTGCACTTCAAGTTGA